ACTTCAAGTTTGCCGTCATAGCATTCGTGGTGTTTCCCGTGGTGGCTCTTCCTCTGGTGGATTTTGCGCGCCGTATGCGCAAGGCCGCCCACGCCGGTCAGAAACAGATGGCCGAAATCTACAACAGAATTCAGGAGGCAGTCACCGGTATTTCCGTTATAAAGACCTTCCGGATGGAAGAAAGGCAGAAGGCGGTATTCGAGAAGGAAAACACGGAATTTTATTCGCACCAGATGAAATTCGTAAAAGTCGATTCGCGGTCGAGTCCGATTATGGAGTTTATAAGCGCCGTCGCGCTCACTTTAATAATATGGTACGGCGCGATGGACGTTCTTAAAGACGTGTGGACCAGCGGAGCGTTTTTTGCTTTTCTGGGCGCCGCGATGTCGATTTACAAGCCCATAAAAAACTTTTCTTCGGCGAACGCGCTTTTGCAGCAAACCGTTGTCAGCGCGGGGCGCATATTCGAGATTATCGACGAGAAACCCGCCATAGCCGACGCTCCCGGAGCCGCGGATTTCGGGGAATTCCGCCAAGCCGTCACGCTTGAAGACGTGGACTATTATTACGACCACAAGCATCCCGTTCTTAAAAAACTCAATATCAAAATATCCAGAGGCGAAAAGGTTGCCCTTGTGGGGCCATCGGGAGCGGGTAAGACGACCGTGGCCCATTTAGTGTTGAGGTTTTACGACGCCTGCTCCGGTCGGGTGGCCATAGACGGCGTCGACGTAAGGGACATTACTCTGGCGTCTCTTCGCGCGCAGATGGCTCTTGTGACGCAGGATATAATTCTTTTCAACGACACCATAAAAAACAATATATTATGCGGACGTCCCGGCGCCTCCGACGAAGATGTGCGCGAGGCGGCCCGCCGCGCCAATGCGGCGGATTTCATAGAATCGCTGCCCGACGGTTACGAAACCGTGGTCGGAGAGAGGGGCGCTTTGCTTTCCGGCGGACAGAAACAGCGGGTGGCGGTGGCCCGCGCTATTCTTAAAGACGCTCCGATACTTATCCTCGACGAGGCGACGTCTTCGCTGGACGCGGAGTCGGAAAAATCCGTGGCCGAAGCCATAGAAAACCTTATGGCGGAAAAAACCGTGCTGATGATAGCCCATCGCCTCGCCACCATAAAAAACGCCGACAGAATACTGGTTATCGACGACGGAGCCGTCGTGGAAGAGGGCAGCCACGACGAACTGGTGCGCCGTCAGGGCGTTTATCACCGCATTTGTCTGCTCCAACTTCTTTAAAAAAATGAAAATTAAATTTCAGGCGGCGCCTTTGACGGCCGCTCCGGCCGTCTATTACGAAGGCGACGACATTTTGAGCCGCCGTTTCGCCAAGGACTTCACCGGCGACGGCCTTGCCGCGTTTGTCGTCGAAAAAGCCATACTCGACAAATACAGACGCCGGTTCGCGGGGATTTTAAGCGTAAAGCCCGTAATCATATTTTTCGGCGGAGAGTGTTCTTTGGGCGAAGTCGGACGGCTTGAAAAGTCCGCCCGCGCCGCGGCCCGCGGGCCCGTGAAAGCGATTTTTGCCGCCGGCGGCGGCAAGGCCATCGACGCGTCTAAAATACTTGCCGCCCGTCTGGGCGCGCGTCTTGCGGCCATACCTACTTCGACCGCCACCTGCGCCGCTTTTACGTCCATCGCCCCCACGTATTTTTCCGACGGCACAAAGCGCAAGACGCTGGATATGGCCAAGGCGCCCGACGTCTGCGCGGCGGATTACGGAGTTCTTATCAGACAACCTGCGCGTCTTGTGGCCGCAGGTATAGCCGACGCCGTAGCCAAGTACTATGAGACGTCGGCTTATGTGAGCGCGAATCCCGCCGCATTGACGAATCCCTCAGTCCGCGCCGCGTTCGCCCTGACGACGGAAATTATGCGGCTTGCGTCCGAGTGCGTCGCCGGAGCCGTCGACGCCGTGTCGAAGGGAAAAGTCACCCGCGACTTCCGCCGCTCGATTTATCTGAATCTTGTTCTTCCCGGTCTTGTCAGCGGAATCGGCGGCAAAAAGTGCCGCGCCGTTGCCGCGCACGCCCTCTGCAACGGGCTGGGACACGCGCCCGAAGCACGCGGGTCTCTGCACGGAGAAAGGGTGGGATGGGGGCTGTTGGTTCAGTTGATGCTGGAAGGCAAAAAAAAAGACGCCCGTCGTCTTAAGATTTTTTTGAA
This Elusimicrobia bacterium HGW-Elusimicrobia-1 DNA region includes the following protein-coding sequences:
- a CDS encoding ABC transporter permease, which gives rise to MNNLARLIKYVLPHRNRLILAAFLTALVSGITGATMLLIKPIIDKVFIAKDTGMLFMILWLVPLMWFIRGIAFYGQAYLLQYVGQRVTLALRGDLFAKLMSLSHDFYNRNSSGKILSRMTNDLYIIQNALLRLPLNFIGDFLTTLVLIGIIFWLNFKFAVIAFVVFPVVALPLVDFARRMRKAAHAGQKQMAEIYNRIQEAVTGISVIKTFRMEERQKAVFEKENTEFYSHQMKFVKVDSRSSPIMEFISAVALTLIIWYGAMDVLKDVWTSGAFFAFLGAAMSIYKPIKNFSSANALLQQTVVSAGRIFEIIDEKPAIADAPGAADFGEFRQAVTLEDVDYYYDHKHPVLKKLNIKISRGEKVALVGPSGAGKTTVAHLVLRFYDACSGRVAIDGVDVRDITLASLRAQMALVTQDIILFNDTIKNNILCGRPGASDEDVREAARRANAADFIESLPDGYETVVGERGALLSGGQKQRVAVARAILKDAPILILDEATSSLDAESEKSVAEAIENLMAEKTVLMIAHRLATIKNADRILVIDDGAVVEEGSHDELVRRQGVYHRICLLQLL